Proteins found in one Paenibacillus sp. FSL R10-2782 genomic segment:
- a CDS encoding glycoside hydrolase family 16 protein: protein MKKKYWFTLVTTGVVSLFFSVSAFAADVFWEPLSYFNSSTWQKADGYSNGSMFNCTWRANNVNFTNDGKMKLSLTSPAYNKFDGGEYRSKNTYGYGLYEVSMKPAKNTGIVSSFFTYTGPANGTKWDEIDIEFLGKDTTKVQFNYYTNGVGGHEKIIDLGFDASNGFHTYAFDWQPGYIKWYVDGALKHTATTNVPSTPGQIMMNLWNGTGVDSWLGPYNGVNPLYAEYDWVKYTSN, encoded by the coding sequence ATGAAGAAGAAGTATTGGTTTACGCTGGTAACCACGGGTGTAGTTTCTCTGTTTTTTTCGGTAAGCGCTTTTGCGGCGGATGTGTTCTGGGAACCATTAAGTTATTTTAATTCGAGTACATGGCAAAAGGCAGATGGATATTCCAATGGGAGCATGTTTAATTGCACTTGGCGTGCCAATAATGTCAATTTTACTAACGATGGCAAAATGAAGCTTAGCTTAACAAGTCCTGCGTACAATAAATTTGACGGCGGAGAGTATCGCTCGAAGAATACTTACGGATACGGCTTATACGAGGTCAGCATGAAACCTGCTAAAAATACAGGAATCGTATCTTCCTTTTTCACATATACGGGACCTGCTAATGGCACGAAATGGGATGAAATAGATATTGAATTTTTAGGCAAAGACACGACAAAAGTGCAATTCAACTATTATACAAACGGGGTCGGTGGTCATGAGAAGATTATCGATCTGGGTTTTGATGCATCAAATGGCTTCCACACCTATGCATTCGATTGGCAGCCAGGATACATTAAGTGGTATGTTGACGGGGCTCTAAAGCATACGGCAACTACGAACGTACCGAGCACGCCAGGCCAAATTATGATGAATTTATGGAATGGAACCGGAGTAGATAGCTGGTTAGGTCCGTATAACGGAGTTAATCCGTTGTACGCCGAATATGACTGGGTAAAATATACGAGCAATTAG
- a CDS encoding antibiotic biosynthesis monooxygenase family protein: MTNNNNQIILNIRFKVKSGKKEDFRKQLFSLADIMSNETNFVNAIIHDDMDQSEDIVIYEIWKGTQESWLQEEFPKPYRKEYEGVLSELLNDRMVSWLIPVAEWGSNLTGASKKQSLK; the protein is encoded by the coding sequence ATGACAAACAATAATAATCAAATTATCCTTAACATACGATTCAAAGTAAAATCCGGTAAGAAAGAAGATTTTCGCAAGCAATTATTCTCACTGGCTGACATTATGTCAAATGAAACTAACTTTGTGAACGCCATTATTCATGATGACATGGATCAATCGGAAGACATCGTCATTTACGAGATATGGAAAGGCACACAAGAAAGCTGGCTGCAAGAAGAGTTTCCTAAGCCCTACCGCAAGGAGTATGAAGGAGTTCTCTCCGAATTGCTGAATGATAGAATGGTTAGCTGGTTAATCCCAGTTGCTGAATGGGGAAGCAACTTAACTGGAGCATCTAAAAAACAATCCTTAAAGTAG
- the tyrS gene encoding tyrosine--tRNA ligase — protein MNIIDELEWRDAINQQTDKEGLRALSNEKSVSVYCGVDPTGDSMHIGHLIPFMVLKRFQLAGHRPVILIGGATGTIGDPSGRQTERSLQTLEQIQANVDALTAQMKKLFITEGDNQIRMVNNYDWTQQINVIEFLRDYGKNFSINTMLAKDVVASRLDSGISFTEFSYQILQSLDYLHLYRNEDVQLQIGGSDQWGNITSGLDLIRKKEGAEAKAFGLTIPLMLKSDGTKFGKTAGGAVWLDPKKTTPYEFYQFWANTDDRDVVKYLKYFTFLSKEQIDELAQKVETEPHKREAQKMLAEEMTRFVHSEEMLEQAKRITSALFSGDIQSLTADEIEQGFKEMPTYEATRDSKNIVDWLVDMGIEPSKRQAREDITKGAISINGDRISDIAHEITAEQAIGGRFIIVRKGKKNYSLVKLA, from the coding sequence ATGAACATTATTGATGAACTTGAATGGCGCGATGCCATTAACCAACAGACGGATAAAGAGGGGCTTCGGGCCTTGTCGAACGAGAAGTCTGTCTCCGTATACTGCGGGGTAGACCCAACAGGCGACAGCATGCATATTGGACACTTGATTCCGTTCATGGTGCTTAAGCGCTTCCAGCTTGCCGGGCATCGTCCGGTCATTCTGATCGGCGGAGCAACAGGTACAATTGGTGATCCGAGTGGCCGTCAGACCGAGCGCTCCCTTCAAACTCTGGAACAAATTCAGGCTAACGTCGATGCGCTCACAGCGCAGATGAAGAAGCTGTTCATTACGGAGGGCGACAACCAGATTCGTATGGTGAACAACTATGACTGGACGCAACAGATCAATGTGATTGAGTTCCTGCGGGATTACGGCAAGAACTTCAGCATCAATACGATGCTTGCGAAGGATGTCGTTGCAAGCCGACTGGATAGCGGCATTTCCTTCACGGAATTCTCCTACCAGATTCTGCAATCGCTGGACTACCTGCATCTGTACCGGAATGAGGATGTGCAACTTCAGATTGGTGGCTCCGACCAATGGGGCAACATTACGAGTGGCCTGGATCTGATCCGCAAGAAGGAAGGGGCAGAAGCCAAGGCATTCGGTCTGACGATTCCGCTGATGCTGAAGTCCGACGGCACAAAATTTGGCAAGACCGCTGGAGGGGCGGTATGGCTCGATCCGAAGAAGACGACGCCATACGAGTTCTACCAGTTCTGGGCGAACACGGACGATCGGGATGTTGTGAAATACCTGAAGTACTTCACTTTCCTGTCGAAGGAGCAAATTGACGAGCTGGCCCAGAAGGTCGAGACCGAGCCGCATAAACGCGAAGCGCAAAAAATGCTCGCTGAGGAAATGACCCGCTTCGTACATAGCGAGGAGATGCTGGAGCAAGCGAAGCGGATTACGTCAGCTCTGTTCAGCGGCGATATCCAATCCCTGACGGCAGATGAAATTGAGCAGGGTTTCAAGGAAATGCCGACCTACGAGGCAACTAGGGACTCCAAAAATATCGTGGACTGGCTGGTAGATATGGGCATCGAGCCTTCCAAGCGGCAGGCGCGCGAGGATATCACCAAGGGAGCGATCTCTATTAATGGTGACCGGATAAGCGATATTGCCCATGAGATAACAGCCGAGCAAGCGATTGGTGGCCGCTTTATTATCGTACGTAAAGGGAAGAAGAACTACAGCCTGGTAAAGCTGGCGTAG
- a CDS encoding glucose 1-dehydrogenase, with protein sequence MGKFNGKVAVVTGGTSGIGLATAQKFAKEGAHVFITGRRQSELDSAVKLIGDNVTGIQGDVSNLADLDSLFEAVKQEKGHLDILFANAGLGSFLPLGEITEEHYYKTFDVNVKGTIFTVQKALPLFPNNVGSIIITGSTAGSVGDPAFSVYGASKAAIRQLIRNWILDLKGTEIRVNVVSPGFVHTPAYNYLFGAEVENVLEHAKTVTPLGRVGTSEEIANAVMFLASNESNYINGIELFVDGGTAQV encoded by the coding sequence ATGGGAAAGTTTAATGGAAAAGTAGCGGTTGTAACAGGGGGTACTAGCGGCATCGGTCTTGCAACAGCGCAGAAGTTTGCAAAAGAAGGTGCACATGTTTTTATTACAGGACGCAGACAAAGTGAACTTGATTCAGCGGTGAAGCTGATTGGAGATAATGTAACTGGTATTCAAGGTGACGTTTCCAATCTGGCGGATTTAGACAGTCTGTTCGAAGCAGTGAAGCAAGAGAAAGGACATTTGGACATCCTCTTTGCAAATGCTGGGCTTGGGTCATTCCTTCCATTGGGTGAGATTACAGAAGAACATTATTACAAAACATTCGACGTTAACGTAAAAGGAACGATATTCACGGTTCAAAAGGCGTTGCCCTTGTTTCCGAACAATGTAGGTTCGATTATCATAACCGGGTCCACGGCTGGTTCCGTTGGTGACCCAGCGTTCAGTGTCTATGGCGCATCAAAGGCAGCAATAAGACAGTTAATTCGCAACTGGATTCTTGATCTAAAAGGAACTGAAATTCGTGTAAACGTCGTTAGTCCTGGATTCGTTCATACACCGGCTTATAATTACTTATTTGGAGCCGAGGTCGAAAATGTCCTTGAACATGCCAAGACCGTAACTCCACTAGGCAGAGTGGGAACATCTGAAGAAATTGCAAATGCTGTAATGTTTCTTGCCTCTAATGAAAGCAACTATATAAATGGAATTGAATTGTTCGTGGATGGCGGAACTGCACAAGTTTAG
- a CDS encoding MFS transporter — translation MECSSLLNIFRMTLAMAGAALISYATMPLVNAFGGGKSGWFFTFLIFGCLAPFMYLITFKTTKERVKPVVTQKKYH, via the coding sequence TTGGAGTGCTCGTCCCTACTCAACATCTTCCGAATGACGCTGGCTATGGCAGGGGCTGCGTTGATCTCTTATGCCACGATGCCACTCGTGAATGCTTTTGGTGGCGGCAAGTCAGGCTGGTTCTTTACATTCCTGATTTTTGGCTGTCTAGCACCGTTCATGTACCTGATTACATTCAAAACAACCAAAGAACGTGTAAAACCGGTGGTAACACAAAAAAAATACCACTGA
- a CDS encoding fibronectin type III domain-containing protein, producing the protein MNKKRLRQWMAPFATATLILNTGYSICGGTDAVASALPTEEHNSNLTGLNIAQPHTKLASVQGRHVPVTSGTKVTAFTKNSNQTPYINKMIKAMASQTAALSIAPAEVSNLTAVPLDTTKVNLSWTNPSDINFDHVKVVNVSTDVYVNNINSNSYTMSGLQPDTTYTFRVKTVDKSGNESQGTTVQTKTASINVPVDKTPPGEVSGLTATNVGYNAFTVNYILPKDTDLSQAIIYLNDKEVQRTTGTSYTFSGLIASTNYKVTVKTVDKSGNISGGVSIPVTTTALTVDTVPEVTGASVTSVNNYSVTVSWTRPSGINTVSLYKDGQLVTDSTGTSYTFNNLSASQTYTFMIRSKRSTGVLSSGVRLTATTNSTSSNSSEVSNLEVDSKSDTWIKITYDMPSQAEKVKIYVDGDYRGTTSSESYKITDLREGRWYEIKVTTVNSSGRESSGVRISERADSYSYSSSSSSSSNYEKARDLMRIAENSLNASDWRSARDAISDLPSGTRKSDLLDRLEAIRNRAVGTGSSSTGTSSATSNSSTASSYSNNAFSSYSTSFTLTPGATSAYVDGRTTTMAQAPRIINGVTMVPLRFIGERVGYQVNYDKGTKKIIMNRLTDGKQVVLQVKNSTLAVYELNNSRNYSTNITAPVIINGHTLVPLRVISELSGYQVNYNAVSKQITITK; encoded by the coding sequence ATGAATAAGAAACGTTTGCGCCAATGGATGGCTCCGTTCGCAACGGCTACATTGATTTTGAATACGGGATATAGCATCTGCGGAGGAACCGATGCAGTGGCGAGTGCGTTGCCGACTGAAGAGCATAATTCGAATCTGACAGGCTTGAATATAGCACAGCCACATACGAAATTAGCATCAGTTCAAGGACGCCATGTGCCAGTTACTTCAGGCACAAAAGTGACTGCGTTTACAAAAAATAGTAATCAAACACCCTATATTAACAAAATGATAAAAGCGATGGCGAGCCAAACCGCTGCTCTAAGTATTGCACCAGCAGAGGTGAGCAATCTGACAGCGGTTCCGCTAGATACAACAAAGGTGAATTTGTCTTGGACCAATCCGTCAGACATCAATTTTGACCATGTAAAGGTGGTCAATGTCAGTACCGATGTGTATGTCAATAACATTAACAGTAACTCTTATACCATGAGCGGATTACAGCCAGATACGACATATACCTTTCGAGTGAAGACGGTGGATAAGAGTGGAAATGAATCTCAAGGTACTACAGTACAGACCAAAACTGCTTCCATTAATGTTCCTGTAGATAAGACACCTCCAGGAGAGGTAAGCGGGCTGACAGCGACGAATGTGGGTTACAACGCTTTTACTGTGAATTATATATTGCCGAAGGATACTGACCTGAGCCAAGCCATTATCTATTTAAATGACAAAGAGGTGCAGCGAACTACAGGGACGTCCTATACGTTCAGTGGATTGATTGCTTCGACAAACTATAAAGTAACAGTTAAGACAGTGGACAAATCCGGCAACATATCTGGAGGGGTCAGTATTCCGGTTACGACTACAGCCCTCACCGTCGATACAGTGCCAGAAGTAACAGGAGCTTCAGTGACATCAGTTAATAACTATAGCGTTACGGTTTCTTGGACGAGGCCCAGCGGAATTAATACGGTCAGTCTGTATAAGGACGGACAGCTGGTAACCGATTCAACGGGAACATCCTATACATTCAACAATCTTTCGGCAAGCCAGACATACACGTTTATGATCAGATCCAAGCGAAGCACAGGTGTATTGTCCTCCGGTGTGAGGCTGACTGCCACAACGAACAGCACGTCCTCCAATTCGTCGGAAGTATCCAATCTTGAAGTAGATAGCAAAAGTGATACCTGGATCAAAATTACTTACGATATGCCGAGTCAGGCTGAAAAAGTAAAAATATATGTTGACGGTGATTATAGGGGTACTACATCCTCTGAATCCTATAAAATTACGGATTTACGTGAAGGACGCTGGTATGAGATTAAGGTTACAACTGTAAATAGCAGTGGAAGGGAATCCAGCGGTGTAAGGATCTCAGAACGTGCAGATAGTTATAGTTATTCCTCGTCGTCATCTAGTTCATCGAACTATGAGAAAGCAAGAGATTTGATGCGAATTGCGGAAAACAGTCTGAATGCTTCTGATTGGCGCTCTGCCAGAGACGCAATCAGTGACCTGCCGAGCGGGACACGTAAAAGCGATCTTCTGGATCGTCTAGAAGCTATTCGCAATAGAGCGGTTGGTACCGGTAGTTCATCGACCGGGACAAGCTCAGCTACATCGAATTCCAGCACAGCGTCTTCATATTCTAACAATGCGTTTTCCTCATATTCAACTTCATTTACCCTGACACCAGGAGCTACATCAGCTTATGTCGATGGTCGTACTACGACGATGGCTCAGGCACCACGAATAATAAATGGGGTAACGATGGTCCCGCTGCGCTTTATCGGTGAACGTGTGGGCTACCAAGTGAACTATGATAAAGGGACTAAAAAGATTATCATGAATCGCCTTACCGATGGCAAACAAGTGGTGCTTCAAGTCAAGAATTCGACTCTTGCAGTGTACGAGTTAAACAACTCTCGGAATTACTCGACGAACATCACAGCTCCGGTTATTATTAACGGGCACACACTGGTTCCATTACGAGTCATTAGCGAGCTTTCGGGCTATCAGGTGAACTATAACGCTGTATCCAAACAAATCACGATTACAAAATAA
- a CDS encoding LysR family transcriptional regulator, translating into MNLQQLKVFVLAVELQKLYLVAQKLEVTQPTVTFHLNKLQEDIGVSLFHTKSYHVIKLTEAGKAFYHYASQINALSLEAESLMDMHRGTGAGKLEWSSLNISDRYSDNY; encoded by the coding sequence GTGAATTTGCAGCAATTAAAGGTGTTTGTGCTCGCAGTTGAACTGCAGAAGCTGTATCTGGTCGCGCAAAAACTGGAGGTGACGCAGCCTACCGTTACTTTTCATCTGAATAAATTACAGGAGGATATTGGCGTTTCACTGTTTCATACGAAATCTTATCATGTCATTAAGCTGACTGAAGCGGGGAAAGCCTTCTATCATTATGCTTCGCAGATCAATGCCTTGTCCTTGGAGGCCGAATCGCTGATGGACATGCACCGGGGAACGGGAGCAGGCAAACTGGAGTGGAGTAGCCTAAACATTTCCGATAGATATTCCGATAACTATTAA
- a CDS encoding winged helix-turn-helix transcriptional regulator, whose amino-acid sequence MKVYYCNLEVTLEVIGGKWKGLVLYYLIHGPKRTSELKRLVHNITQKMLIQTLRELEADGLVSRKMFNQVPPKVEYSTTELGQSLEPILRALCQWGDGYADKTFTEGEVQILKVD is encoded by the coding sequence ATGAAAGTTTATTATTGTAACCTTGAAGTTACATTGGAGGTAATTGGGGGGAAATGGAAAGGGCTAGTTTTATATTATTTGATACATGGTCCAAAACGAACGAGTGAGTTAAAGCGACTTGTACACAATATAACTCAAAAAATGCTTATCCAAACGCTTAGAGAATTGGAAGCTGATGGACTTGTAAGCAGAAAAATGTTTAATCAGGTCCCTCCGAAGGTCGAATATTCGACCACAGAGCTTGGGCAATCGCTTGAACCGATTCTAAGAGCGCTTTGTCAATGGGGTGACGGTTATGCCGATAAAACATTCACTGAAGGAGAAGTGCAAATTTTGAAAGTTGATTAA
- a CDS encoding macrolide family glycosyltransferase, whose amino-acid sequence MLHILMVNFPAEGHVNPTIGITQAFAARGDQVHYITTEKYKDRLQAVGATVHLHPDLIRTAYIDTASPAGLNAFLNIHIQTSMDILAVTQRLSENIDFDFVFYDRFGAGELVRDYLNIPGIASSPSFLITKNRMASNLFSSDVKVPFQLDEHATTSLHLMKERFGVAPEDMFQFMNNSGELNVVYTSRYFQPDGDRFGEENLFIGPSFPERKGEYSFPLDVLQNNKVLYISMGTVLDHVEDFFNTCIEAFSDFEGMVVIAAGEKADFTKINPAPEHFIISPYVPQLEVLRHADVFITHGGMNSVNEGIHFNVPLVVLPQDKDQPMVAQRLTELQAGYRITKEHINAHSLREAVHEVISNAAYKKGIQKINDSFQQSGGTEEALAKIDAYLQKELV is encoded by the coding sequence ATGCTACACATATTAATGGTTAACTTTCCGGCAGAAGGACATGTGAACCCTACGATTGGGATTACGCAAGCCTTTGCAGCACGGGGAGACCAGGTACATTACATTACAACTGAGAAATACAAGGACAGACTTCAAGCAGTTGGAGCAACGGTTCACCTGCACCCCGATCTGATCAGGACTGCTTACATCGACACTGCATCTCCAGCCGGATTGAACGCATTTTTGAACATTCATATTCAGACTTCGATGGACATATTGGCAGTTACTCAGAGGTTATCTGAAAATATTGATTTTGACTTTGTATTCTATGATAGATTTGGAGCTGGTGAGTTAGTTAGAGATTATTTGAATATCCCAGGCATTGCTTCATCACCATCCTTTTTAATTACAAAGAATCGGATGGCCAGCAATCTTTTTAGTTCTGACGTAAAAGTGCCATTTCAGCTTGATGAACATGCCACGACTTCACTGCATCTCATGAAAGAAAGATTCGGGGTTGCTCCTGAGGATATGTTTCAATTTATGAACAATTCTGGGGAACTGAATGTGGTATATACCAGTCGATATTTCCAACCGGACGGTGACCGTTTTGGTGAGGAGAACCTTTTTATTGGTCCGAGCTTCCCTGAGCGCAAAGGGGAATATTCTTTTCCTTTGGATGTATTACAAAATAACAAGGTTCTGTATATTTCGATGGGAACGGTTTTGGATCATGTTGAAGACTTTTTTAACACCTGTATTGAAGCTTTTTCCGATTTTGAAGGCATGGTTGTGATTGCAGCTGGCGAGAAGGCTGACTTTACGAAGATCAATCCGGCCCCTGAGCACTTTATTATTTCTCCTTATGTTCCCCAATTGGAGGTATTACGTCATGCAGATGTATTTATTACTCATGGTGGAATGAACAGCGTGAATGAAGGGATTCACTTCAATGTTCCCTTGGTCGTACTGCCACAGGACAAGGATCAGCCGATGGTCGCGCAGCGGTTAACGGAACTTCAAGCTGGCTATCGAATAACCAAAGAGCATATCAATGCACATTCGTTAAGAGAGGCCGTACATGAAGTGATATCGAACGCAGCGTATAAAAAAGGCATACAAAAAATAAATGATAGCTTCCAGCAATCTGGCGGTACAGAAGAAGCCCTTGCAAAAATTGATGCTTATCTTCAAAAAGAACTCGTGTAA